Proteins from a single region of Centropristis striata isolate RG_2023a ecotype Rhode Island chromosome 9, C.striata_1.0, whole genome shotgun sequence:
- the nrl gene encoding neural retina-specific leucine zipper protein: MSSPSLPMPSLPPSPLAMEYLNDFDLLKFEVKSDTPPLPPPCVYPKSGLTQDPSSSPYTSHPPQDSSLSSSPYNSLPPSPTLSDAHPPPSGSSSLSSSSSSISFPLSISNSFTSGISSGSQGNVEGSPAHGGPQGPTPASLEDLIWLAALQQQFGGEVTGPATLLGALGGVPERGDRERGPVNGFLGCEDAVEALLNSAAAAVSSQFPGLSQSSSSNLGDSSSDSGTDISCPKGTDMCHRPLVFLSSAPPSLPNAAPTSGPYPQPLSPQGRLHHHQHHHHQHHPHHPMHGSHHHHHHPQMNQCGVNDRFSDEQLVSLSVRELNRHLRGVSKDEVVRLKQKRRTLKNRGYAQSCRYKRLQHRHALESEKHVLTQQLDQLQCELTRVLRERDAYKARYEKLLSTNHGIGGDAPPTRTSNPPSPPPDYFL, translated from the exons atgtcctctccttccctccccaTGCCCTCTCTCCCCCCCAGCCCTCTGGCCATGGAGTACCTAAACGACTTTGACCTCCTCAAGTTTGAGGTAAAATCTGACACTCCTCCACTACCTCCTCCATGTGTGTATCCCAAATCTGGCCTCACCCAGGACCCCTCCAGCTCTCCGTACACCAGCCACCCTCCGCAGGACTCCAGTTTGAGCTCCAGCCCTTACAACTCGCTGCCACCCTCGCCCACGCTCAGCGATGCCCACCCACCACCTTCgggctcttcctccctctcttcgtcctcctcctccatctccttccCCCTCTCCATCTCCAACAGTTTCACCTCCGGCATCAGCTCCGGCTCTCAGGGGAACGTGGAAGGCAGCCCCGCCCACGGTGGGCCTCAGGGTCCCACCCCGGCCTCGCTGGAGGACCTGATCTGGCTGGCAGCACTGCAGCAACAGTTTGGAGGAGAGGTGACGGGGCCCGCCACTCTGCTGGGAGCCTTGGGAGGGGTGCCAGAGCgaggggacagagagagggggcCAGTCAACGGCTTTCTTGGCTGTGAGGACGCTGTGGAGGCTTTACTTAactcagctgctgcagctgtcagCTCACAG TTTCCAGGTCTTTCTCAGAGTTCAAGCAGCAACCTGGGAGACTCCAGCAGCGACAGTGGGACTGACATCTCCTGCCCCAAAGGGACAGATATGTGCCATCGCCCGCTCGTCTTCCTCTCATCAGCCCCTCCCTCACTCCCCAACGCCGCCCCCACCTCAGGTCCCTACCCACAACCCCTCAGCCCCCAGGGCCGCCTTCATCACCACCAGCATCACCATCATCAGCATCACCCGCACCACCCCATGCATGGcagccatcatcatcatcaccacccaCAAATGAATCAG TGTGGGGTGAACGACCGCTTCTCTGATGAGCAGCTGGTGAGCCTGTCGGTGAGGGAGCTGAACCGACACCTTCGGGGAGTGAGTAAGGATGAGGTGGTGCGCTTGAAGCAGAAGCGCCGCACACTAAAGAACCGTGGCTATGCCCAGTCCTGTCGCTACAAACGCTTACAGCACCGCCACGCTCTGGAGTCAGAGAAACATGTGCTCACACAACAG tTGGATCAGCTACAGTGTGAGCTCACTCGAGTGCTGAGGGAGAGAGACGCCTACAAGGCTCGCTACGAGAAGCTCCTCAGCACGAACCACGGCATCGGCGGCGACGCCCCACCGACCCGCACCAGCAACCCACCTTCCCCGCCCCCTGATTACTTCCTCTGA